The following proteins are encoded in a genomic region of Poecilia reticulata strain Guanapo linkage group LG11, Guppy_female_1.0+MT, whole genome shotgun sequence:
- the fabp10b gene encoding fatty acid-binding protein 10-A, liver basic, which yields MDFSGTWKVYSEENLEEFLKVIGAPEMVVKMRKDVKPELVIEQNGRDFTCTVKTPFCSRVNCFSVGKETEICALDGRKVKCTVREEDGKLICETSKFTSVREIQGDEMIDTITAGSVTFISRSKRV from the exons ATGGACTTCAGCGGCACCTGGAAAGTTTATTCTGAGGAAAACCTGGAGGAATTCCTCAAAGTCATTG GGGCGCCAGAGATGGTGGTGAAGATGCGTAAAGATGTGAAACCAGAGCTGGTGATCGAGCAGAACGGCAGAGATTTCACCTGCACCGTGAAGACTCCGTTCTGCAGCCGCGTCAACTGCTTCAGCGTCGGGAAGGAGACGGAAATCTGCGCCCTGGACGGCAGGAAGGTCAAG TGCACCGTCAGGGAAGAAGATGGGAAGCTGATCTGTGAGACGTCAAAGTTCACATCTGTCCGAGAAATCCAGGGAGACGAAATGATCGAT ACGATCACCGCTGGATCTGTAACTTTCATCAGCAGAAGCAAACGAGTCTGA
- the srsf10b gene encoding serine and arginine rich splicing factor 10b isoform X1 — protein MRPPNTSLFVRNISDESRPEDLRREFGRYGPIVDVYIPLDFYTRQPRGFAYIQFEDVRDAEDALHSLDRKWVCGRQIEIQFAQGDRKTPNQMKSKERRSPGRSSRYDDYDRDGWRRRSRSRSYERYRSRSPSYDRRRRRSESPRESRGRMYGRGRSRSREDDRYRQRPRKESRRRSRSRSGSPREAMNPAAASHYTEEPPPPRHAPSHSKSRSMSRSRSRSRSWAGRKSGGR, from the exons ATGAGGCCACCGAACACGTCTCTGTTTGTCCGGAACATCTCTGATGAGTCCAG GCCTGAGGATTTGCGGCGTGAGTTTGGCCGCTATGGGCCGATAGTAGATGTCTACATCCCACTTGACTTCTATACACGACAGCCAAGAGGATTTGCATACATTCA ATTTGAGGATGTGAGAGACGCTGAAGATGCTCTGCACAGCCTGGACAGGAAGTGGGTCTGCGGCCGCCAGATCGAGATCCAGTTCGCCCAGGGAGACCGCAAGA CTCCCAACCAGATGAAGTCGAAGGAGCGCCGTTCCCCGGGACGATCTTCTCGCTACGACGACTACGACCGGGACGGCTGGCGCAGGAGATCCCGCAGCCGCAGCTACGAGAGATACCGATCCCGCAGCCCGTCGTACGACCGGCGCCGCCGGCGGTCCGAGAGTCCCAGAGA atctCGTGGACGGATGTACGGAAGAGGAAGAAGCAGGAGCCGCGAAGACGACAG GTACCGGCAGCGGCCCCGTAAGGAGTCCAGACGGAGGTCCCGGTCCCGCTCCGGGTCTCCGCGGGAGGCCATGAACCCGGCGGCCGCCTCCCACTACACAGAGGAGCCGCCGCCGCCRCGCCACGCCCCGTCCCACTCCAAGTCCCGCTCCATGTCCCGCTCCCGTTCCCGCTCCCGCTCCTGGGCCGGCCGGAAGT
- the srsf10b gene encoding serine and arginine rich splicing factor 10b isoform X2, with translation MKRKREPRQSLEMAGKEKRFKRKEQAGNPSLSGSRLKSVKIKIKVKHGQSIFEDVRDAEDALHSLDRKWVCGRQIEIQFAQGDRKTPNQMKSKERRSPGRSSRYDDYDRDGWRRRSRSRSYERYRSRSPSYDRRRRRSESPRESRGRMYGRGRSRSREDDRYRQRPRKESRRRSRSRSGSPREAMNPAAASHYTEEPPPPRHAPSHSKSRSMSRSRSRSRSWAGRKSGGR, from the exons ATGAAGAGGAAAAGGGAACCAAGACAAAGCTTGGAAATGGcgggaaaagaaaagaggttTAAGAGGAAAGAGCAAGCAGGAAATCCAAGTCTCTCTGGGAGTCGATTAAAGAGTGTAAAGATCAAGATCAAAGTCAAGCATGGCCAAAG CATATTTGAGGATGTGAGAGACGCTGAAGATGCTCTGCACAGCCTGGACAGGAAGTGGGTCTGCGGCCGCCAGATCGAGATCCAGTTCGCCCAGGGAGACCGCAAGA CTCCCAACCAGATGAAGTCGAAGGAGCGCCGTTCCCCGGGACGATCTTCTCGCTACGACGACTACGACCGGGACGGCTGGCGCAGGAGATCCCGCAGCCGCAGCTACGAGAGATACCGATCCCGCAGCCCGTCGTACGACCGGCGCCGCCGGCGGTCCGAGAGTCCCAGAGA atctCGTGGACGGATGTACGGAAGAGGAAGAAGCAGGAGCCGCGAAGACGACAG GTACCGGCAGCGGCCCCGTAAGGAGTCCAGACGGAGGTCCCGGTCCCGCTCCGGGTCTCCGCGGGAGGCCATGAACCCGGCGGCCGCCTCCCACTACACAGAGGAGCCGCCGCCGCCRCGCCACGCCCCGTCCCACTCCAAGTCCCGCTCCATGTCCCGCTCCCGTTCCCGCTCCCGCTCCTGGGCCGGCCGGAAGT
- the srsf10b gene encoding serine and arginine rich splicing factor 10b isoform X3, whose amino-acid sequence MRPPNTSLFVRNISDESRPEDLRREFGRYGPIVDVYIPLDFYTRQPRGFAYIQFEDVRDAEDALHSLDRKWVCGRQIEIQFAQGDRKTPNQMKSKERRSPGRSSRYDDYDRDGWRRRSRSRSYERYRSRSPSYDRRRRRSESPREYRQRPRKESRRRSRSRSGSPREAMNPAAASHYTEEPPPPRHAPSHSKSRSMSRSRSRSRSWAGRKSGGR is encoded by the exons ATGAGGCCACCGAACACGTCTCTGTTTGTCCGGAACATCTCTGATGAGTCCAG GCCTGAGGATTTGCGGCGTGAGTTTGGCCGCTATGGGCCGATAGTAGATGTCTACATCCCACTTGACTTCTATACACGACAGCCAAGAGGATTTGCATACATTCA ATTTGAGGATGTGAGAGACGCTGAAGATGCTCTGCACAGCCTGGACAGGAAGTGGGTCTGCGGCCGCCAGATCGAGATCCAGTTCGCCCAGGGAGACCGCAAGA CTCCCAACCAGATGAAGTCGAAGGAGCGCCGTTCCCCGGGACGATCTTCTCGCTACGACGACTACGACCGGGACGGCTGGCGCAGGAGATCCCGCAGCCGCAGCTACGAGAGATACCGATCCCGCAGCCCGTCGTACGACCGGCGCCGCCGGCGGTCCGAGAGTCCCAGAGA GTACCGGCAGCGGCCCCGTAAGGAGTCCAGACGGAGGTCCCGGTCCCGCTCCGGGTCTCCGCGGGAGGCCATGAACCCGGCGGCCGCCTCCCACTACACAGAGGAGCCGCCGCCGCCRCGCCACGCCCCGTCCCACTCCAAGTCCCGCTCCATGTCCCGCTCCCGTTCCCGCTCCCGCTCCTGGGCCGGCCGGAAGT